In one window of Mytilus galloprovincialis chromosome 6, xbMytGall1.hap1.1, whole genome shotgun sequence DNA:
- the LOC143079421 gene encoding mannosylglucosyl-3-phosphoglycerate phosphatase-like isoform X1 — MSGQSLTIIHFNDVYNIEPQKDEPKGGAARMASYIKSCQELNPVVLFSGDILNPSLMSIFMKGDQMIPIVNSLNVQCAVFGNHDFDFGVDHLQEFMSKTKGCAWLLSNVIDNLSEKPLANGKRQHIIKAHGIKIGLIGLVEHEWIDTLATLDPEDVTFEDYIERGNELTRSLKEQGVDVIIALTHMRTPNDRRLAENVDDIDLILGGHDHDYSLEVVNGKNIVKSGTDFRNLSKITLTFTSSGLKVDVERVDLDSNIPEDPQIQKIVAHLNEEISEKMDEHLGFTHVDMDGRFKIIRKMETNLGNFVTDIMLEISKADCALLNSGTFRSDRIHPKGQFKLRDLLTILPLVDNLIVIECTGAEVVEALENGVSKYPALEGRFPQVAGINYGFDPTKPPGERVDPELVQIQDQYIHMNKKYLLCTKEYIADGKDGYEVFKNCPVAIDSEKLMTLSTAVRNHFESVQILQGAKKCKSGHRQSLISLVRRESLVKQASLEWHIPHQLVRQMSVHDVECEKSHLCPKVEGRIFLYDDQKREIMKMTKVEIPMSFSDEIIPEEEEEDAKQKDDGGEGSRLKVKQKLEYVDIHTL; from the exons ATGAGTGGGCAATCATTAACCATTATCCACTTTAATGATGTGTACAACATTGAACCACAGAAAGATGAGCCAAAAGGAGGGGCAGCAAGGATGGCATCCTATATTAAGTCTTGTCAAGAATTAAACCCTGTAGTACTGTTTAGTGGAGATATACTCAATCCATCACTTA TGAGTATTTTTATGAAAGGGGACCAGATGATACCTATTGTTAACAGTTTAAATGTCCAGTGTGCTGTATTTGGAAATCATGACTTTG attttggaGTAGACCATCTACAGGAATTTATGTCCAAGACAAAGGGTTGTGCCTGGTTATTAAGTAATGTGATAGACAATTTATCAGAGAAGCCATTAGCGAATGGAAAAAGACAGCATATTATAAAAGCACATGGAATAAAG attGGGTTGATAGGTTTAGTGGAACATGAATGGATTGATACATTAGCAACTTTAGATCCAGAAGATGTCACATTTGAAGATTACATAGAAAGAGGGAATGAACTAACTAGATCATTAAAAGAACAG GGAGTAGATGTCATTATAGCTTTAACACACATGAGAACACCTAATGACAGAAGATTAGCAGAGAATGTAGACGACATAGATTTGATTCTAGGAGGACATGATCATGATTATAGTCTAGAAgtg gtaaatggTAAGAATATCGTCAAAAGTGGAACAGATTTTCGTAATCTCAGTAAAATAACATTAACTTTTACCTCTAGTGGTTTGAAAGTAGATGTAGAAAGAGTAGATTTGGATTCCAATATACCAGAAGATCCACAGATACAGAAGATTGTTGCACATTTGAATG aagAGATAAGTGAGAAAATGGATGAACATTTAGGTTTTACACATGTAGACATGGATGGAAGATTTAAAATCATCAGAAAAATGGAGACAAATTTAG GGAATTTTGTAACAGATATAATGTTAGAAATATCAAAAGCAGACTGTGCCTTATTGAACTCAGGGACGTTTAGATCTGACAGAATCCATCCAAAAGGACAATTTAAGCTGAGAGATTTATTGACCATTTTACCTCTTGTAGACAATTTAATTGTTATTGAATGTACAG GTGCTGAGGTGGTGGAAGCTTTAGAAAATGGTGTATCAAAATATCCAGCCTTGGAAGGTAGATTTCCTCAAGTGGCAGGAATAAATTATGGTTTTGATCCAACAAAGCCTCCAGGGGAGAGAGTTGATCCAGAGCTGGTACAAATCCAAGATCAATATATCCACATGAATAAG aaatacCTACTGTGTACAAAAGAATACATAGCAGATGGGAAGGATGGATATGAGGTGTTCAAAAACTGTCCTGTAGCT ATTGACTCAGAAAAGCTAATGACATTGAGTACAGCCGTAAGAAACCACTTTGAGTCTGTACAAATTTTGCAAGGTGCTAAAAAATGTAAATCTGGACATAGACAGAGCTTGATCAGTCTTGTAAG AAGAGAAAGTTTGGTGAAACAAGCTAGTTTagaatggcatataccacatcaGCTTGTAAGACAGATGAGTGTTCATGATGTAGAATGTGAGAAAAGTCACCTTTGTCCGAAAGTTGAAGGTCGTATCTTCTTGTATGATGATCAG aaaagaGAGATAATGAAGATGACGAAAGTTGAAATTCCAATGAGTTTTAGTGATGAAATAATCCCAGAGGAAGAGGAAGAAGATGCCAAACAGAAAGATGATGGTGGGGAAGGAAGTAGACTTAAAGTCAAGCAAAAGCTAGAATATGTTGACATACACACACTCTGA
- the LOC143079421 gene encoding trifunctional nucleotide phosphoesterase protein YfkN-like isoform X2 — protein sequence MSGQSLTIIHFNDVYNIEPQKDEPKGGAARMASYIKSCQELNPVVLFSGDILNPSLMSIFMKGDQMIPIVNSLNVQCAVFGNHDFDFGVDHLQEFMSKTKGCAWLLSNVIDNLSEKPLANGKRQHIIKAHGIKIGLIGLVEHEWIDTLATLDPEDVTFEDYIERGNELTRSLKEQGVDVIIALTHMRTPNDRRLAENVDDIDLILGGHDHDYSLEVVNGKNIVKSGTDFRNLSKITLTFTSSGLKVDVERVDLDSNIPEDPQIQKIVAHLNEEISEKMDEHLGFTHVDMDGRFKIIRKMETNLGNFVTDIMLEISKADCALLNSGTFRSDRIHPKGQFKLRDLLTILPLVDNLIVIECTGAEVVEALENGVSKYPALEGRFPQVAGINYGFDPTKPPGERVDPELVQIQDQYIHMNKKYLLCTKEYIADGKDGYEVFKNCPVAIDSEKLMTLSTAVRNHFESVQILQGAKKCKSGHRQSLISLVRRESLVKQASLEWHIPHQLVRQMSVHDVECEKSHLCPKVEGRIFLYDDQLLNNCKSKFAVMNGVTDAMNGVDDGEKRDNEDDES from the exons ATGAGTGGGCAATCATTAACCATTATCCACTTTAATGATGTGTACAACATTGAACCACAGAAAGATGAGCCAAAAGGAGGGGCAGCAAGGATGGCATCCTATATTAAGTCTTGTCAAGAATTAAACCCTGTAGTACTGTTTAGTGGAGATATACTCAATCCATCACTTA TGAGTATTTTTATGAAAGGGGACCAGATGATACCTATTGTTAACAGTTTAAATGTCCAGTGTGCTGTATTTGGAAATCATGACTTTG attttggaGTAGACCATCTACAGGAATTTATGTCCAAGACAAAGGGTTGTGCCTGGTTATTAAGTAATGTGATAGACAATTTATCAGAGAAGCCATTAGCGAATGGAAAAAGACAGCATATTATAAAAGCACATGGAATAAAG attGGGTTGATAGGTTTAGTGGAACATGAATGGATTGATACATTAGCAACTTTAGATCCAGAAGATGTCACATTTGAAGATTACATAGAAAGAGGGAATGAACTAACTAGATCATTAAAAGAACAG GGAGTAGATGTCATTATAGCTTTAACACACATGAGAACACCTAATGACAGAAGATTAGCAGAGAATGTAGACGACATAGATTTGATTCTAGGAGGACATGATCATGATTATAGTCTAGAAgtg gtaaatggTAAGAATATCGTCAAAAGTGGAACAGATTTTCGTAATCTCAGTAAAATAACATTAACTTTTACCTCTAGTGGTTTGAAAGTAGATGTAGAAAGAGTAGATTTGGATTCCAATATACCAGAAGATCCACAGATACAGAAGATTGTTGCACATTTGAATG aagAGATAAGTGAGAAAATGGATGAACATTTAGGTTTTACACATGTAGACATGGATGGAAGATTTAAAATCATCAGAAAAATGGAGACAAATTTAG GGAATTTTGTAACAGATATAATGTTAGAAATATCAAAAGCAGACTGTGCCTTATTGAACTCAGGGACGTTTAGATCTGACAGAATCCATCCAAAAGGACAATTTAAGCTGAGAGATTTATTGACCATTTTACCTCTTGTAGACAATTTAATTGTTATTGAATGTACAG GTGCTGAGGTGGTGGAAGCTTTAGAAAATGGTGTATCAAAATATCCAGCCTTGGAAGGTAGATTTCCTCAAGTGGCAGGAATAAATTATGGTTTTGATCCAACAAAGCCTCCAGGGGAGAGAGTTGATCCAGAGCTGGTACAAATCCAAGATCAATATATCCACATGAATAAG aaatacCTACTGTGTACAAAAGAATACATAGCAGATGGGAAGGATGGATATGAGGTGTTCAAAAACTGTCCTGTAGCT ATTGACTCAGAAAAGCTAATGACATTGAGTACAGCCGTAAGAAACCACTTTGAGTCTGTACAAATTTTGCAAGGTGCTAAAAAATGTAAATCTGGACATAGACAGAGCTTGATCAGTCTTGTAAG AAGAGAAAGTTTGGTGAAACAAGCTAGTTTagaatggcatataccacatcaGCTTGTAAGACAGATGAGTGTTCATGATGTAGAATGTGAGAAAAGTCACCTTTGTCCGAAAGTTGAAGGTCGTATCTTCTTGTATGATGATCAG CTGTTGAATAATTGCAAATCTAAATTTGCTGTAATGAACGGGGTGACTGATGCAATGAATGGGGTAGATGATGGTG aaaagaGAGATAATGAAGATGACGAAAGTTGA
- the LOC143079421 gene encoding trifunctional nucleotide phosphoesterase protein YfkN-like isoform X3, with product MSGQSLTIIHFNDVYNIEPQKDEPKGGAARMASYIKSCQELNPVVLFSGDILNPSLMSIFMKGDQMIPIVNSLNVQCAVFGNHDFDFGVDHLQEFMSKTKGCAWLLSNVIDNLSEKPLANGKRQHIIKAHGIKIGLIGLVEHEWIDTLATLDPEDVTFEDYIERGNELTRSLKEQGVDVIIALTHMRTPNDRRLAENVDDIDLILGGHDHDYSLEVVNGKNIVKSGTDFRNLSKITLTFTSSGLKVDVERVDLDSNIPEDPQIQKIVAHLNEEISEKMDEHLGFTHVDMDGRFKIIRKMETNLGNFVTDIMLEISKADCALLNSGTFRSDRIHPKGQFKLRDLLTILPLVDNLIVIECTGAEVVEALENGVSKYPALEGRFPQVAGINYGFDPTKPPGERVDPELVQIQDQYIHMNKKYLLCTKEYIADGKDGYEVFKNCPVAIDSEKLMTLSTAVRNHFESVQILQGAKKCKSGHRQSLISLVRRESLVKQASLEWHIPHQLVRQMSVHDVECEKSHLCPKVEGRIFLYDDQKREIIMIVHSIKREIIIIIHNRKGR from the exons ATGAGTGGGCAATCATTAACCATTATCCACTTTAATGATGTGTACAACATTGAACCACAGAAAGATGAGCCAAAAGGAGGGGCAGCAAGGATGGCATCCTATATTAAGTCTTGTCAAGAATTAAACCCTGTAGTACTGTTTAGTGGAGATATACTCAATCCATCACTTA TGAGTATTTTTATGAAAGGGGACCAGATGATACCTATTGTTAACAGTTTAAATGTCCAGTGTGCTGTATTTGGAAATCATGACTTTG attttggaGTAGACCATCTACAGGAATTTATGTCCAAGACAAAGGGTTGTGCCTGGTTATTAAGTAATGTGATAGACAATTTATCAGAGAAGCCATTAGCGAATGGAAAAAGACAGCATATTATAAAAGCACATGGAATAAAG attGGGTTGATAGGTTTAGTGGAACATGAATGGATTGATACATTAGCAACTTTAGATCCAGAAGATGTCACATTTGAAGATTACATAGAAAGAGGGAATGAACTAACTAGATCATTAAAAGAACAG GGAGTAGATGTCATTATAGCTTTAACACACATGAGAACACCTAATGACAGAAGATTAGCAGAGAATGTAGACGACATAGATTTGATTCTAGGAGGACATGATCATGATTATAGTCTAGAAgtg gtaaatggTAAGAATATCGTCAAAAGTGGAACAGATTTTCGTAATCTCAGTAAAATAACATTAACTTTTACCTCTAGTGGTTTGAAAGTAGATGTAGAAAGAGTAGATTTGGATTCCAATATACCAGAAGATCCACAGATACAGAAGATTGTTGCACATTTGAATG aagAGATAAGTGAGAAAATGGATGAACATTTAGGTTTTACACATGTAGACATGGATGGAAGATTTAAAATCATCAGAAAAATGGAGACAAATTTAG GGAATTTTGTAACAGATATAATGTTAGAAATATCAAAAGCAGACTGTGCCTTATTGAACTCAGGGACGTTTAGATCTGACAGAATCCATCCAAAAGGACAATTTAAGCTGAGAGATTTATTGACCATTTTACCTCTTGTAGACAATTTAATTGTTATTGAATGTACAG GTGCTGAGGTGGTGGAAGCTTTAGAAAATGGTGTATCAAAATATCCAGCCTTGGAAGGTAGATTTCCTCAAGTGGCAGGAATAAATTATGGTTTTGATCCAACAAAGCCTCCAGGGGAGAGAGTTGATCCAGAGCTGGTACAAATCCAAGATCAATATATCCACATGAATAAG aaatacCTACTGTGTACAAAAGAATACATAGCAGATGGGAAGGATGGATATGAGGTGTTCAAAAACTGTCCTGTAGCT ATTGACTCAGAAAAGCTAATGACATTGAGTACAGCCGTAAGAAACCACTTTGAGTCTGTACAAATTTTGCAAGGTGCTAAAAAATGTAAATCTGGACATAGACAGAGCTTGATCAGTCTTGTAAG AAGAGAAAGTTTGGTGAAACAAGCTAGTTTagaatggcatataccacatcaGCTTGTAAGACAGATGAGTGTTCATGATGTAGAATGTGAGAAAAGTCACCTTTGTCCGAAAGTTGAAGGTCGTATCTTCTTGTATGATGATCAG aaaagggagataattatgaTTGTTCATTccataaaaagggagataattataattatacataacagaaaagggagataa